DNA sequence from the Dunckerocampus dactyliophorus isolate RoL2022-P2 chromosome 4, RoL_Ddac_1.1, whole genome shotgun sequence genome:
AGTTTCGGTGGCAAAACAAAGATGGTCGGTGTGAGGCGGCAGTCCAAGCCTGCATCCATTGCTCTCAACACAGTGCTGCATTGGTACAATTGCCAGTCGGTGCGGTTTTTCGCCATAATTGCTCCTATGCGGTGAAAAAGGTGGATTAACCTGAATACAACAAATGCATCATACAGCAAGCACTGTATCAACAGCACCAGCTAGGTGAGTATTATAATTGCGTAAGGTGCGTAGAATGCAgtcctgctttgtttttttctttaaaagggAACACAGAGTGAGAAAAACATGAGCCGATGAGCAGATTGTTAGTGTGAATGTGAGATTTCGACAATGCTTTAATGGTATTTTGTTATAAAGCGAGTAAATGACGTGATATTTTTTTGGCGTTTATGCGCTGCCAGTCTGGTAATTTTCAGATCCAACCTGGCTCGGAGAAGGGCATCGTCTCTAACCCCATGATACCAACATAAACGCCGCAGTATTGGCAAGCAATTCTTGTTTCTTTTGTAGCGCGGTCGATAATGTTGATTCTAAAAACATGCGGCATGAAGACAGAATCCGCACCAACATAGCCCCTTTTTTATGCTGGCACGCCgtggtggaaaaaaacacatcaaagcaACCCCCCAACGAACCAAACAGAAATAAAACCCCTCTCAAAAACGGACCTTACACAAACAAAGCGACACACATTTAGAAGGAATAATGCCTTTTTAAATACCTTCTTACATCTGTAGGGTGGTTCTCAAGCGTTCTTTACCATCCTCTTGCTCATCTCACAGCCTTCGGGACGCCATGTTGCAAGCTTATGACGTTACGCTTCCTCACCCCTGACCCACATTTGAATGGGAACCAGCCCCGGAGTGCAGCAGGAGAGAGAAACAGCCCTCTGTGGGAGGGTTTGGACACTTTCTTAACCAAGGAAACCCCTTCCCTCCTCACTGGCAACAATACCTGAAAAGATGATTTTTCAAAGACTTTTAAAGAGCTACTTTAGAGATGAATGCGAGTAAACGTTACAACTTTCTTATTTCATTGGCAAAGAATGTGTAGGGCAAGGAAAAGAAGAAtaactttgttgttgtattaAGCCTACTTTGACTTGTAACCTTTGAGGGATAGCATGTGCCTCCGGGCCAGATGAGTGAGGGGGTAAATCAAGAATTGTTGGTTGAGGGTTCAGAAAGTGGGCACCAGATGTGCGGAAGTGTGGTTATTTATTGGCTCCTCCTTTTAGCAGAGGTCTCCCAACTAGCCTACACAAGACCACTTAGTTTACCACTAGTCTCGATCAGATGAATCTCATGTGATCATTCTTTATCAATGATTTATCATTTCCAaggtattaaaataataatcattgcAGATGTTTTAAGTCTACTCATGTTTTCTACTATGCGTGAAGGGGCTGTATGGCGATAAGCCAAAGCACTTTATTGACCCCCTGTGGTCGTAGAAGGACCTACAACCTCTGTCGGTAAGCTCGGCCCTAAtggaaataaatacagcaatacAGCATCTTGAACTTTCATGTGTTCTTTTATTTCATACAgtgcagtttgtttgtttttaagataTTAGGACATGCATAcagtctaaaaaaataaaataattcaacatCTGACAAAGCATCTACATAAAAGCGTActgatgccattttttttttaattcagcaaAATACATAAAGCAGCAAACGTGTTATGTTAAGACAGAATAGGCACAGTGGCGTAGTGGTGAACATGtttgcctcacagtcaggagattcaGGTTTCTGTTGGAACATCTCCGTGTGGAATTTGGGATTTCTCCAGGTGCTCTGCTTACcgtccacattccaaaaatgtatgTTAAGCTCATTAGAGCTTAAATTGTtgataggtgtgaatgtgagcatggATGGTTGTTTACCTATaagtgtcctgtgattgaccggtgaacagtccagggtgtaacccgccgcTCGCccaagcagtacagaaaatggaatgggtaagactaaaaataaaaatcagctcATATATGCAAAGATGCTTGTGAAACTTTGATATTCAGCGCGTTTTACATTAACATCAAGGAGTTAGTCTGCATCTGGGAGTTCAAATCTGTTCAGAGAGACaaagagagagagtgacagGCATGCATTACTATCATTTTATCATAGCCACTTGAATACAATCAACATATTGTATTTGTGTACATGGAAAACACCATTGAGTACACCTACTAATCTAATGCAATCCAGTTGCATCAACAATCCTGCTGTTACGATGGTAATAattctcatttttgttttttctgtcattACGAATTATTATGAATTTAACAACAATAGTGGCGATTTGCATTAAACTGATGTGAGTTGTTCTCAATCATTGGCCCCTCCCGTGTATCTAAATAAAGTAATCGAAATAGTAGAAACCATTGCTGTGTAATTCTACACAACTGCAAACTATAGCCACTATTCTAAACACATTGTTACATCAATATCTCTAACAAAATGGTGCAGTTTTATCTTTGCAAAGATTGCATTTGTGATACAGCTTCTTCAATTGTGCATGTGTACCCGTACATATGTTGTTCAGAATACAGTTAACAAACCTCCTTCTGCAGCAGGGTCTCCATACTCGGGTGAGCAGCATAGCCTTGAGCGGGGCGCACCCCTGGATGTACAGCACCGGGGTCAGGGCCGCGTTGACCCGTGGCAAAATGCGAGTGGGGTCAGTGCCTTCATTCCTAAAGACGAAACACTTAACAGTAGAAAAGTTACATGCCAGTACATGACAGAAAATGGGCATCCAGGTGCCCAGGTAGAAGGCTGCCACCACCAGAATGAGGTAGACCGAAGCTCGCTTCCCGTCCCTTTCCCTGGAACTCTCATCCCGTCTCAGCTGGACCCTGGCGATGATGAACAGGCGGATGTTGAGCCCCATCATGATGACGATGGTGGATATGTTGCCTACAAAGGTGCCTATGTTGGTGATTTGTCTGGCTGCCCCCCTGGTGACCAGATTGTGGACGGCGACGATGAAGAAAGCATAGAGCCAGTAGGCGCAGATGACCAGCAAGGTTCTGTTCAGGCTCATACGCTGGGAGTACTTAAGGGGCGACGCCACGGCGTGGTAGCGGTCTGCCTGAGCGGCCAGGATGGCCATGTATGACAAGCCTAGGAAGGTGTGGACGATGTAATGGGTCCAGGTGGGGGAGTCGAAGCTGTCCTTGATATCAAACACCCCCACGTAGTAGTAGGACACGCCGGTGCATATGTCACTCAGGCAGGTGCTCAGCATGTACATGAAGCGGTTCTCGGAGCGCAGGCTTTGGTTCAAGAGGATGGCCACCAGCACGGACAGGTTGAGGAAGATGATGGCCGTAGCCAGCAGGATGTTAAAGAGCAGCATGAGAATGTTGCCGGCGTGAGTGGGGGGCAACAAGAGGGACAGACCCTGGCTGGTGTTAGTCATCAGAGCGAATCAGAGTCTTCATGACGCGCCTGTGTGCTCTGACTTGGGACTTGTTTGTGTGAAAGAAGAGTGCGCTACCTTCGTTTTATGAAGGAAACCAGTCAAACCTTCATGGGAGGGGGTGGGAGCTTGTTTAGTTGTCAGTGAAGTGAGAATAACACACAGGGGCACATTCCCTAATGAGAATAAGGGTACCTGTTTGtttcatgtcatatcatgtgtggttaacatgcatgttatatGGTGAGTGTACCATAAACGagtcatatatactgtagataagcATGTTAACCTGTTCCAGGTTGTATTTTGttaaacacaaaacataaagTTAAAATTGAGTTGAtgtcaaattaaataaatctttttgtccatccatcttctatgccgcatatcctcactaaggtcgcgggcatgctggagcccatcccagccgacttcgagcgagaggcgaggtacaccctggactggtcgccagccaatcgcagcaaatttttttgtattgaacCAATTAAATGCAATAAGTTGAAACCGATAATCACGATGTTTTCATATAATCACctgattatatttattattattattattatattattattaccaatATATATAGCAGATTGCCATTGCCTACTAAATATTATTCACATTCAGTAGGCAATGGCAATGTGCTATATATgcacagtactgtgcaaaagttttCGGTCACCGTtaggtacagtggtgtgaaaaagtgtttgcccccttcctgatttcttctttcttttcttcttcttctttgtcacacttaaatgtttcagatcatcaaaaaaaattcaacattagtcaatgacaacacaactgaacacaaaatgcagtttttaaaatgcactttttattattaagggagaaaaaagtacaaacctgtgtggccctgtgtgaaaaagtgattgcccccctgttacaacacaactgagattaattgagatctatcagtctggaaaaggttataaagccatttctaaagctttgggactccagcaaaccacagtgagagccattatccacaaatggcgaaaacatggaacggtggtgaaccttcccaggtgtggctggccaaccaaaatgaccccaagagcgcagcgacgactcatctaagagatcacaaaaaaccccacaacaacattcaaagaactgcaggcctctcttgcctcagttaaggtcagtgttcatgacgccacaataagaaagacactgggcaaaaacaacctgcatggcagagttccaagacgaaaccactgcagaacaaaaagaacattaaggcttgcctcaatttagccagaaaacattttgatgattcccaagacctttgggaaaatactaaaatactgtggtctgacgagacaaaagttgaacttttaggaaggtgtgtgtcccattacatctggcataaaagcaACACTGCATGTCAGAAAAAAGAAcctcataccaacagtaaaatatggtggtggtggtgtgattttctgggactgttttgctgctttaggacctggaaaacttgctgtgataaatggaaccatgaattcttctgtctaccaaaaaatcctgtaggagaatgtccggccatctgtccgCGACCTCAAGCTGAGGTCGGgttctgtagcaggacaatgatcaaaacacgccagcaagtccacctctgaatggttgaagaaaaacaaaataaatattttggagatgcctagtcaaagtcctgacctgaatcctattgagatgctgtagcatgaccttaaaaaggcgctttatgctggaaaaccctccaatgtggctgaattacaacaattctgcaaagatgagtgcgccaaagttcctccacagcgctgtaagagactcattgcaagttatgccAATGCTGGATTGCAGGGGTTGCTGCTAAGggcggcccaaccagttattaggtttaggaggcaatcactttttcactcagggccatgtaggtttggattttttttctccattaataataaaaagtttcatttaaaaactgcattttgtgttcagatgtgttgtcactgactaatatttaaatttgatgatTTGACATTTacgtaagtgtgacaaacatgtaaaaaaaaaaagaaaccaggaagagggcaaacacttcttcacacgACTGTACTGTATGATATTTTAGCAATACTTTACAAACCACATATAACTACAATGTCACCGTGTAGCATGTTTGTGTTAGTGGGCTGCCTCCTGtttcatggaggatgacaaaCAAAATGTTTCTAACAGAACACAGTATTTTCACAAGGGACAgtactataaaaatgaaaatttggGATGTATGTTAGAGTAGTCAATGTAAAGCTTGTATAGTAGTGTAGATttaccactgaaaatgagtcaacacacatttATTACTGTCTGAATAGCTGGAAACACAAGTGAATAGCAAGATATGGCAAGTATCAAGTACAGGAGGCCCAAGCCATATTATGTTCTCTGAAGGCTACCCTTTAAAATTGTTAACTTTCACTTCTTAAACGATCTATATaacttaaagggactgtttgcaagtATTATGTATTCTGTAGCCTTTCTTCACCCTCCtttcttgcttttctttttgaaaaactgatctTATTTTAGTGTCTCTGACAGCTATGAAGCAGTCACTGGTCTGTGCCCTAATGCaagaccaaaccatttcatgcaTATATCGGGGGTGGTTGGTTTACTTTTTGGCCAATGTGGATTTAACGCTTACTGCCAAAAATGTTTGATcgttttatgactttatttgacaaaaaattCAACCCAGATAACAACATCATATTTGGAATTGGCCTAACGCCCTCCCCccgaccccccacccccttttttATGCGCCCCTGGTGTCTTTGAATTGTTTTGCTTTGGGATTTGTGTGAACATTAAGCTATTCGGTGATCTAGCGTGCCCTCTAATGGCGGAAAGAAGAAGTGCCCGGTGAGGTTTGAAGCCAAGACTTGGTTATAAACTTTTCAAACATTTCCATCAATGCAGTGAAATGTTTGATGGATCAGACCGCTTTTGTGTGactcatattttgttgtttttacacttcAAAGTATTCATTAAAAGCGCATGCATGCGCAATTGAACAAACCTCAAGGCCTGATGATTGTGTAGTGTTTTTTGACACTGGAGACAAAGTTGTTGATCCCGTTGGGACATGGTGACAAGGCCTCAATTATCAAGTCCATGCTTCACTTCACCCCAAAACAAAACTCCCCTCTCGAGGTTGTAATGCAGGCTTTAAAAAGGGGAAAGCGACTCTTACTTGGCGGGGGCGCCACTATGCTCTTGAATGGCACCATCCCTCTGTCGGTTGATTTTGACACCCCGGGCgacttcttcatcttcatcttccacATCTTATTCGCCACCAGCGCGTTCCCGGTGGCCGGTTCGGTGGTGGTGGCCATCGCCTTCAGCCGCTCCCTGCGCGTCCAGAACCGCTTCATCTTCATGCTCAACACCAGCATCAGCGACACCCTGACCGGTTTCTCGGTCTACTACCTGGGCCTCTTTGACGTCCAGGAGGGCTACCCGTCCAGGAACGGGACCTTCTACATCCTACCGTCCTTCCTGGGCGTCAACTTGCTGACCTTCCTTTTCGCCCAGTTCGACCGCTACCTGGCCGTGTGTCAGCCCTTCTTCTACAACCGCTACATCAGCAGGTCGCTGGTCATCGGAGTGTGCGCCTTCTGCTGGATCTACACTTACTCCATTCTCACGGTCCAGAACATGGTGCCCATCTCCAAGGCGGCCCAGATTAACGCCTTCGGCGTGATGACTCTGCAGATCATCGTGCTCATCAAGGTGCTCATGACCATCAAACTGTACGTTATCGCCAGGAACCACCTGGCCAGAGAGCCCCCTAGTGCCGAAAGGGACAACAAGAAGGAGTCTCTGCGCATCATCGTCTTCGTGGTCATCTGCTTCCTGGCCCTCTGGTGCCCCTCGTTCGTCAACATCATCGTCAGGCAGCTCACCAGGACTGGGCTCAGGTTCAGGAATGAGGCCACCAACCTGTTTGCCATCATGGCGCGCCTCAACGCGCTGGTCACCCCAGCCCTGTACATCTGGGGTAGTCCGGCATTACGAGGCGCCGTGTGGAGGGTTGTGTGGCGGAGGGTGTGCCCCAGACGTAGGGCCAGGTAACAGAAATACAACTGTGTCACAATGGTGTCACAATAATAActcactttttttctgttttagaattgatttcaACTGCAGTGGAGTGGCAAAAAGATGAACATCAAGGATGCTGGTAtgatctttttttcttaatagttTCCGAAAAGGTGCCTTTTCAGTTGGATATGTTGCACTGtttacaaaaatatgtttatttcaaatattattaaatactaTAGTGTGACTTTCTTGTTTCATATTAAGTGTGTTTTAAAAAGCATCTGAATTAGCCCAGAAACAAGACACActcaaaaaaagaataaaacagtgactaatattttatatcaacctgttacacacacacacacacacacacacacacacacgcacacaacgtTGGTGAACTTTTAATTGTATAGATTGTGTGGAAATGGTTGAAATTATGTACTGTGCAGTTTACCTTTCATTTGCCAACATAATTCCCTTTTTATCAAGGAGAATATtgtatgacattattattattatggattttgcactgtttgagATGATTCATGTCCATGATATTTTATATGTGTAGTATATTTTTACTGTAATGTGaataaattttattttacacaGAAATCCACATCTTAAATGTAGTAAtttcaaggggaaaaaaacgcaTCACTGTCAtattggactacactgctgatggggatgtcatacaacttcatgtccaaaaatccaaattatCCCTTTAATATGAAGATTCACTTCCAGACATGCCAATATCCTCTTCCCTGATGAACCGGAAGCCCACCCCGAttttaaatactattgagaaactgatgagatgtatttatttatctttactGCCTACCAACAACTGAGCAAGAGAGGAAATGTTCATTTCATGAGCCGATGGAGTAGATACAGTATAAACATGACAAGTTTACGTTTCTGATGGTtagtttcaaataaataatatataaataaatacatagctTTAGTGTCAGAATGGCAGCGTTCCATCATGACATTCCATCACATGTATCAAGTAAACAATTCACTGAGTTTCTGACAATTTAAAGGGACAAGACAATGTCAAGCGATTACATTGTAGTATAAGCCCAGCTGGTCCACTCGCTCCAGGCTGACTGCACCAGCAAGTCCCTGGATTGGGCTCTCAGCTTGGTGATCTGTTTCGGTATCATGGGAATTGAGGAGAGGTGCCACTGGGAGGAGACAACAAAGGAGTGGTGAGGGAGACACAAACATTTACAGATTAGCTTTGTATAAAGAATAGTTGTAGGTGTTCACCTTGCCGTCATCCTTGTGCTCATACTGAATCTGGTGTTCCAGGCTGAAGAAGCTGTGAGGGGTGGACCAGCTGGATGGAGGATGGATGGTCACGTTAATGTTTCGACCCACCTCTTGCCAGCTGACTATAGGACTATCCGGTTGAACTGGGTACAAAAGAAGAAATTCAACTTTTATGTACTCTTTTATGTACTTTATACAGTGGATTCTTGCATATTTGTGATCCAGATTGTTTTTTTACGAGAGAACCCACCATTTTGTGCCTACAATGTCCATAATTAGGCCATTTATTGGTAGAAAACCCATCTCTCTTGCCCTACATTGGTAAAGCTTGAGTTGCACAGAAGGTAGTCAGTTGCAAACGTCATCTTGCGTGAGGAGGTGTTCTTTATATGCAATGAATCAGCTTGATATTTACACCAAACGTCGAAATagacgcttacacactaataaaCACGtgaaacaatactattttatgcaAAAGTGAATCTGCAGGGCATACCGGGCAACTCCCTGAGGGTGACGTGGTGCAGTTACATGGTGCCAAGCTAATTCATTGTCGATAGACAGCACTGTGATGCAAAACGACAGATTGTAAATTGATGTTAAGTGCAGTAGCCCCATTGATTACGGTGTCAAAAAATACCATATCAATAACTTTTCCCCAGTTGCGGGTGCTCTGAGAAGGCAACCACCGcgaatagcagggatctactgtatgcaCAATCGTGGCACTGAGTTTAATACTAAGGCGCATACTCAAACTAATACAAACAATAACACTGATAGTAATCTTTAttatgctgattttttttttagaaaaccatttcattttgTGAAACACTGATAATAATACCCTATTACCACAATATCTGACGCTGATATCAATCCTAGTAAGTGTAACTTGTATAACTCAACATATATAATACTGATATTGATACTCAAATTAATACCATACTAACATCTGATACACTAATGCAGATTGTAATACAACACTGTACTGACACCaacact
Encoded proteins:
- the LOC129179653 gene encoding G-protein coupled receptor 183-like; amino-acid sequence: MLHFTPKQNSPLEVVMQALKRGKRLLLGGGATMLLNGTIPLSVDFDTPGDFFIFIFHILFATSAFPVAGSVVVAIAFSRSLRVQNRFIFMLNTSISDTLTGFSVYYLGLFDVQEGYPSRNGTFYILPSFLGVNLLTFLFAQFDRYLAVCQPFFYNRYISRSLVIGVCAFCWIYTYSILTVQNMVPISKAAQINAFGVMTLQIIVLIKVLMTIKLYVIARNHLAREPPSAERDNKKESLRIIVFVVICFLALWCPSFVNIIVRQLTRTGLRFRNEATNLFAIMARLNALVTPALYIWGSPALRGAVWRVVWRRVCPRRRARIDFNCSGVAKR